One genomic segment of Verrucomicrobiia bacterium includes these proteins:
- a CDS encoding IS1634 family transposase yields the protein MFLRHTRRWKDGKEHLYWSLVENRRCGGTRVVQHTVLYLGEINDSQKEQWIRAIEVFDEDCGSPDQLKLFAAERPLPADAPDGVQVRLRDFELHRPRQWGGCWLFTEVWKELGLDRCWRERLGKSREGTDWEHVLQTLCAYRLLDPGSEWRLHRVWFDQSAMADLLGEDFSLAAKDTLYRGLDHLVEHKGELFTFLRQRWQDLFGVKFEVLLYDLTSTYFESDPPFPEKDPRRFGYSRDKRSDCVQVVIALVITPEGFPLAYEMMPGNTADKTTLRGFLQKIETLYGKAQRIWIMDRGIPTEAVLAEMRAADPPVLYLVGTPKGRLSALEQELLEVPWQQTREGVDVKLVPSQGELYVLARSKDRVAKERAMRRRQLKELWTRLAELKRQEPKRDALLLKLGAAKAQGPLAWKLVTVEVSAEGTLQYSLRKDRLRERLRREGRYLLRSNLTGKDPAQIWHLYMLLVQVEEAFRNLKGDLSIRPVYHQLPERIEAHILVAFLAFCLHTTLRHKLRQKAPGLTPRSLIEQLSALQMLDVHFPTTDGRTLLFQRYTSPNKTQKLLLAQLGLELPPQSPPRISSHRAIEPLPGSAL from the coding sequence ATGTTCTTGCGGCACACGCGACGGTGGAAAGACGGGAAGGAGCACCTCTATTGGTCGTTGGTGGAGAACCGCCGGTGTGGAGGCACCCGGGTGGTGCAGCATACGGTGTTGTACCTGGGGGAGATCAACGACAGTCAGAAGGAGCAGTGGATTCGCGCCATTGAGGTCTTTGACGAGGATTGTGGGAGTCCAGACCAACTGAAGCTCTTTGCGGCGGAGCGGCCGTTGCCGGCGGATGCGCCGGACGGGGTTCAGGTTCGGCTCCGGGACTTTGAGTTGCACCGCCCGCGGCAGTGGGGCGGTTGCTGGCTCTTCACCGAGGTGTGGAAGGAACTGGGGCTGGATCGCTGCTGGCGGGAGCGCTTGGGGAAGTCGCGGGAGGGAACCGATTGGGAGCATGTGCTGCAGACGCTGTGCGCCTATCGGTTGCTGGATCCGGGCAGCGAGTGGCGCCTGCACCGGGTCTGGTTTGATCAGTCGGCCATGGCCGATCTGCTGGGTGAGGATTTCTCCCTCGCTGCCAAGGACACCCTGTACCGGGGGCTGGATCATCTGGTGGAACATAAAGGCGAGCTGTTCACATTCTTGCGCCAACGGTGGCAGGACCTCTTTGGAGTGAAGTTCGAGGTGCTGCTCTATGATCTGACCAGCACCTACTTCGAGAGCGATCCGCCCTTCCCGGAGAAGGATCCGCGACGCTTTGGCTATTCACGCGACAAACGCTCCGACTGTGTCCAGGTGGTCATCGCCCTGGTGATCACCCCGGAGGGCTTTCCCCTGGCTTACGAGATGATGCCTGGCAACACCGCCGATAAAACCACCTTGCGCGGGTTCCTGCAGAAGATCGAAACCCTGTACGGCAAGGCGCAGCGCATCTGGATCATGGACCGGGGCATTCCCACCGAAGCGGTGCTGGCTGAGATGCGCGCGGCAGACCCACCGGTGCTCTACTTGGTGGGCACGCCCAAGGGACGGCTGAGCGCATTGGAGCAGGAGCTGCTGGAGGTGCCATGGCAGCAGACGCGCGAAGGGGTGGATGTCAAACTGGTGCCCAGCCAGGGTGAACTCTATGTGCTGGCCCGCTCCAAAGACCGTGTCGCCAAAGAGCGCGCCATGCGTCGTCGTCAACTCAAAGAACTCTGGACCCGGTTGGCCGAACTGAAGCGCCAGGAGCCCAAACGGGATGCCCTCCTGCTCAAGTTGGGCGCCGCCAAGGCGCAGGGTCCGCTGGCGTGGAAATTGGTCACGGTGGAAGTCAGCGCCGAAGGAACCCTCCAGTATTCCCTGCGCAAAGACCGGCTGCGGGAGCGGCTCCGGCGGGAAGGCCGCTACCTGCTTCGTTCCAATCTGACCGGAAAGGATCCCGCCCAGATCTGGCACCTCTACATGCTGCTGGTCCAGGTCGAGGAAGCCTTCAGGAACCTCAAAGGCGATCTATCCATACGGCCCGTCTACCATCAACTCCCCGAGCGCATCGAAGCCCATATCCTGGTCGCCTTCCTGGCCTTCTGCCTCCACACCACCCTGCGACACAAACTCCGCCAGAAAGCTCCAGGCCTGACGCCCCGTTCGCTGATCGAGCAACTGTCCGCCCTCCAGATGCTCGATGTCCACTTCCCGACCACCGACGGACGCACCCTCCTTTTCCAACGCTATACCTCACCCAATAAGACCCAGAAACTCCTGCTGGCTCAACTCGGACTGGAGCTTCCCCCGCAATCCCCTCCGCGCATTTCATCCCACCGCGCCATCGAGCCGCTACCGGGGTCCGCCCTGTAG